One Glycine max cultivar Williams 82 chromosome 3, Glycine_max_v4.0, whole genome shotgun sequence DNA window includes the following coding sequences:
- the LOC100776872 gene encoding zinc finger protein GAI-ASSOCIATED FACTOR 1, producing the protein MSNSNITSCDSWRFSTENNINSGEDAAVAVKQQLEMLGQLHSPNSNTSTTTNNSNGSASNTDSQPPAKKKRNLPGNPDPSAEVIALSPNTLVATNRFVCEICNKGFQRDQNLQLHRRGHNLPWKLKLRTTTDVRKRVYVCPEPSCVHHNPARALGDLTGIKKHFSRKHGEKKWKCEKCSKKYAVQSDWKAHSKICGTKEYKCDCGTIFSRRDSFITHRAFCDALSEENNKFNEGQLPKMHGSNLQPPTIIPNLVASLPINGANNHKHPLSLPHDLMTTIPAKPFNNNMAAAFTRSLSSTSQLSSKSPNINMFEENGLLSPHMSATALLQKAAEMGATVNSNSNNNSMMMSGEKSFINVTSMAPPSYGIMNPNMHNGQQDLSQYNFIANGVVDGGSNGMGMSGLDMFNAILDQSKALSKIIEQNNRSSTYNGVLHAMNNGRSSGSIEVGGTKESEDVMTLDLLGIGGGGGGGGDGNFYGGDQQLEMVGGDGIWGNWSNKNAGLESFSATNSTI; encoded by the exons ATGTCAAACTCAAACATCACAAGTTGTGATAGTTGGAGATTCTCTACAGAGAATAATATTAATAGTGGAGAAGATGCAGCAGTAGCTGTTAAACAGCAATTGGAGATGCTTGGCCAGTTACATAGTCCAAATTCAAACACATCAACCACAACAAATAATAGCAATGGTAGTGCCTCAAACACAGATTCACAACCACCTgctaagaagaaaagaaacctACCAGGAAATCCAG ATCCAAGTGCTGAAGTCATAGCTCTATCACCAAACACCCTAGTGGCCACAAACAGGTTCGTATGTGAAATATGcaacaaagggtttcaaaggGACCAAAACCTTCAATTGCACCGACGAGGCCATAATCTACCGTGGAAGCTGAAACTGAGAACCACGACTGATGTTCGAAAACGGGTTTATGTTTGTCCAGAACCCTCATGTGTGCACCACAACCCAGCTCGTGCACTAGGTGATCTTACTGGCATTAAAAAGCACTTTAGCAGAAAGCACGGCGAGAAGAAGTGGAAATGTGAGAAGTGCTCAAAGAAATATGCTGTTCAGTCTGATTGGAAAGCCCATTCGAAAATATGTGGAACAAAGGAATACAAATGTGACTGTGGCACCATCTTTTCTAG AAGAGATAGTTTCATCACCCACAGAGCTTTCTGCGATGCACTGAGTGAGGAGAACAACAAGTTCAACGAAGGACAATTGCCAAAGATGCATGGTTCAAACTTGCAACCACCAACAATAATCCCAAACCTAGTTGCATCATTACCAATCAATGGCGCCAATAATCACAAGCACCCACTATCACTCCCTCACGACCTCATGACAACAATTCCCGCAAAACCCTTTAACAACAACATGGCTGCAGCATTCACGAGAAGCCTTTCATCCACCTCTCAACTAAGCTCAAAATCACCAAACATTAACATGTTCGAGGAAAATGGTCTCCTTTCACCTCACATGTCCGCCACAGCATTGCTCCAAAAAGCTGCAGAAATGGGTGCAACAGTGAATAgtaacagcaacaacaacagcatgATGATGAGTGGAGAAAAAAGCTTTATTAATGTCACAAGCATGGCACCACCATCATATGGGATCATGAACCCCAACATGCACAACGGTCAACAAGACTTGTCTCAGTATAATTTCATTGCCAATGGGGTGGTGGATGGTGGTAGCAATGGCATGGGAATGAGTGGTTTGGATATGTTTAATGCTATATTGGATCAAAGTAAGGCCTTGTCGAAGATCATAGAGCAGAACAATCGAAGCAGTACTTATAATGGTGTTTTGCATGCAATGAATAATGGTAGGTCAAGTGGTTCCATTGAAGTTGGTGGAACTAAAGAGAGTGAAGATGTGATGACTTTGGACTTGTTGGGGATaggaggaggtggtggtggtggtggtgatggtaaTTTCTATGGTGGTGATCAACAGTTAGAAATGGTTGGTGGAGATGGAATATGGGGAAATTGGTCAAATAAGAATGCAGGGCTTGAATCATTTTCAGCAACAAACAGCACCATATGA